A stretch of Comamonadaceae bacterium M7527 DNA encodes these proteins:
- the lapB gene encoding lipopolysaccharide assembly protein LapB translates to MNWAFDATTLLWALPLTFALGWLASRLDVRQWRRSEQRAPKAYFRGLNFLLNEQQDQAIDAFIEAVQHDPETSELHFALGNLFRRRGDYDRAVRVHEHLLARSDLSQADRHRAQHGLAMDFLKAGLLDRAESALRKLDGTQYATEAKLALLSIFERSRDWAQAIDIAKQLEGAERGSFKGRSAHYHCELAAESLQLSQPEQAKQQLLTAQAIAPHTPRPVIGLANLNAAAGEHSKALELLLSLASTAPHVLPLIANQLVQLGVSCHEQARVLSVLRQADSLSPSIDVTQAMASLEPAQKSELFESHLARQASLSAVAQVLAHDSNQAQATQAVTEGMKKAIDKAASPLTRYRCAACGFEAKTYFWQCPGCQGWETFPARRVEEL, encoded by the coding sequence ATGAACTGGGCGTTTGATGCCACCACGCTGCTGTGGGCGCTGCCACTGACGTTTGCACTCGGCTGGCTAGCGTCCAGGCTGGACGTACGCCAATGGCGTCGTTCCGAGCAGCGCGCACCCAAGGCCTATTTCCGTGGTCTTAATTTTTTGCTCAATGAGCAACAAGACCAAGCCATTGACGCCTTTATTGAGGCCGTTCAACACGACCCGGAAACCAGCGAGTTGCACTTTGCACTGGGCAATTTGTTCAGGCGCCGTGGCGACTACGACCGTGCCGTGCGTGTGCATGAACACTTGCTGGCGCGCAGTGACCTCAGTCAAGCCGACCGCCACCGCGCCCAGCACGGCTTGGCCATGGACTTCCTCAAAGCAGGCTTGCTTGACCGCGCCGAGAGTGCGTTGCGCAAGCTGGACGGCACGCAATACGCAACAGAGGCCAAGCTCGCACTGCTGTCCATTTTCGAGCGCAGTCGCGACTGGGCGCAAGCCATAGACATAGCCAAACAGCTAGAAGGTGCTGAGCGAGGCAGCTTTAAAGGCCGCAGCGCCCACTATCACTGCGAGCTGGCAGCCGAGTCCCTGCAGCTTAGCCAGCCAGAGCAAGCCAAGCAGCAGTTGCTGACCGCGCAAGCCATTGCACCCCACACACCCAGACCTGTCATTGGCTTGGCCAATTTGAACGCGGCGGCTGGTGAGCACAGCAAGGCCTTGGAGCTGCTGCTGTCATTGGCCAGTACCGCGCCGCACGTGCTGCCGCTCATAGCCAACCAGCTGGTGCAACTGGGCGTTAGCTGCCATGAGCAAGCCAGGGTCTTGAGTGTGTTGCGCCAAGCCGATAGCCTGTCACCCAGCATAGATGTAACCCAAGCCATGGCTTCGTTAGAGCCTGCGCAAAAGTCTGAACTGTTTGAGTCGCACCTGGCGCGCCAAGCATCATTGTCAGCTGTGGCCCAGGTGCTGGCACACGATAGCAATCAGGCTCAGGCCACACAGGCCGTGACCGAAGGCATGAAAAAGGCCATAGACAAAGCCGCCTCACCGCTGACACGCTACCGCTGCGCCGCATGTGGCTTTGAAGCCAAGACCTACTTTTGGCAGTGTCCTGGCTGTCAGGGCTGGGAGACCTTCCCGGCCAGACGCGTAGAAGAACTGTAA
- a CDS encoding copper chaperone PCu(A)C, with amino-acid sequence MKKHIQSAVLGLSLLGASGALYAQQAVSDAWVRATVANQKATGMFATITSTQEGMRLVSASSDIAGVTQIHEMAMDKDVMRMRELPNGLAIEKDKALELKPGGYHVMLLDLKRAPKVGETVNVTLTFEDGKGQRKDVAVAADVRALNAKPMGGMKH; translated from the coding sequence ATGAAAAAACACATTCAATCAGCTGTTCTAGGTCTGTCTTTGCTGGGTGCATCTGGCGCGTTGTACGCCCAACAGGCCGTTAGCGATGCGTGGGTGCGCGCGACGGTTGCCAACCAGAAAGCCACAGGCATGTTCGCCACCATTACGTCGACTCAAGAAGGTATGCGCTTGGTAAGCGCCAGCAGTGATATTGCGGGCGTTACCCAAATTCATGAAATGGCGATGGACAAAGACGTGATGCGCATGCGTGAGTTGCCCAACGGGTTGGCAATTGAAAAAGACAAGGCTTTAGAACTCAAGCCAGGTGGCTACCATGTGATGTTGTTGGACCTCAAGCGTGCGCCTAAAGTAGGCGAAACGGTCAATGTCACACTGACCTTTGAGGATGGCAAGGGTCAGCGCAAAGATGTGGCCGTGGCCGCTGATGTACGTGCATTGAATGCCAAACCCATGGGCGGCATGAAGCACTAA
- a CDS encoding glutathione S-transferase: protein MLKLCGFAASNYYNKVKLALLEKGVAFEESLVWAKDTDKKASALGKVPYITTPDGALCESEVILQYIERAYPQHPLVPADAFAAAKVHELSHYMDLHLELVARNLYPEAFFGGKISDSAKEKVGGQLTKNISAFTTMAKFSPFVAGDQFTIADCTALAHLPLISMATKIIYGRDYLADLPVRDYLKLLGERATVQQVTADRKANTEAMMALMKQ, encoded by the coding sequence ATGCTGAAACTTTGCGGATTTGCAGCCAGCAACTACTACAACAAAGTCAAACTCGCCTTGCTAGAAAAAGGCGTGGCATTTGAAGAGTCTTTGGTGTGGGCCAAGGATACAGACAAGAAAGCCTCTGCCTTGGGCAAGGTGCCCTACATCACCACACCGGACGGCGCACTGTGTGAGTCTGAGGTGATATTGCAATACATCGAGCGCGCTTACCCTCAACACCCTCTGGTGCCAGCAGATGCATTTGCCGCTGCCAAAGTGCATGAGCTAAGCCATTACATGGACTTGCACCTGGAACTGGTGGCACGCAACCTGTACCCTGAAGCATTTTTTGGCGGCAAGATCAGCGACAGCGCCAAAGAAAAAGTAGGCGGGCAACTCACCAAAAACATCTCGGCATTTACCACGATGGCCAAGTTTTCACCCTTTGTGGCGGGTGACCAGTTCACCATTGCAGACTGCACCGCCTTAGCGCACCTGCCACTGATCAGCATGGCTACCAAAATCATTTACGGGCGAGACTACCTGGCCGACTTGCCAGTTCGCGACTACCTCAAACTATTGGGTGAGCGTGCCACAGTCCAGCAAGTGACGGCCGACAGAAAAGCCAACACGGAGGCCATGATGGCCTTGATGAAACAATAA
- a CDS encoding 1-acyl-sn-glycerol-3-phosphate acyltransferase, which yields MSPLRAAWHMVLGIFHVLKGLRTIAREFERVSDEQRQVLVQNWSLELLQLLGVQLQTTGRVSTGGLVVANHVSWLDIVVMNAANPVRFVSKSDVKAWPLVGKLIVGAGTLFIERASRRDAMRVVHQIASFLSEGKTVAVFPEGTTGDGQQLLPFHANLFQAAIAADAKVWPVGIRYLDSTTGALSMAAAYVGDDTLVGSIWRTLRQGPVKARVQVGSAQTCQGRDRRTWAGDMQQEVGRLLD from the coding sequence ATGTCACCACTGCGCGCTGCATGGCACATGGTGTTGGGTATTTTCCATGTGTTGAAAGGTTTGCGCACCATTGCCCGCGAGTTTGAGCGCGTGTCCGATGAACAGCGTCAGGTGTTGGTGCAAAACTGGTCGCTTGAGCTGTTGCAGCTACTGGGTGTTCAGTTGCAAACGACTGGGCGTGTTAGTACGGGTGGCTTGGTAGTGGCCAACCACGTGTCATGGCTGGACATTGTGGTGATGAATGCGGCCAATCCCGTGCGCTTTGTGTCCAAGTCAGACGTAAAGGCGTGGCCCTTGGTAGGCAAGCTCATTGTCGGTGCGGGTACTTTGTTTATTGAACGCGCCAGCAGGCGTGATGCCATGCGTGTGGTGCACCAAATCGCCTCATTTTTGAGTGAAGGCAAAACGGTAGCAGTATTCCCAGAGGGCACCACAGGCGATGGCCAGCAATTGTTGCCGTTTCATGCCAACCTGTTTCAAGCCGCCATTGCCGCCGATGCCAAGGTGTGGCCAGTGGGTATTCGCTACCTGGACAGCACCACTGGTGCATTGAGCATGGCAGCGGCCTATGTCGGTGACGACACCTTGGTGGGCTCTATTTGGCGCACGTTGCGCCAAGGCCCTGTCAAAGCCCGGGTGCAAGTGGGCAGCGCCCAAACCTGCCAAGGCCGCGACCGCCGAACCTGGGCTGGCGACATGCAGCAAGAGGTTGGGCGGCTGTTGGACTAG
- a CDS encoding aspartate carbamoyltransferase catalytic subunit — MRIQRNPQLNANGELIHLLSTEGLSKDVLTHILDTAANFVSVSSRDVKKVPLLRGKSVFNLFFENSTRTRTTFDIAATRLSADVINLDIARSSASKGESLLDTIDNLAAMAADIFVVRHSESGAPYLIAQHVAPHVHVVNAGDGRHAHPTQALLDMYTIRHFKGDFSNLRVAIVGDVLHSRVARSNIHALTTLGCPDVRVVGPKTLVPGDLSQLGVRVCNDMEEGIRDADVVITLRLQNERMSGALLPSAQEFFKSYGLTAKRMQLAQPDAIVMHPGPINRGVEIASDVADGPQAVILSQVTFGIAVRMAVMSIVASHEA, encoded by the coding sequence ATGCGCATACAACGCAACCCCCAGCTCAACGCCAACGGTGAGCTCATTCACTTGCTCTCCACTGAAGGCTTGTCCAAGGATGTGCTGACGCACATCCTGGATACGGCCGCCAACTTTGTGAGTGTAAGCAGTCGCGACGTGAAGAAGGTCCCGCTGCTGCGCGGCAAAAGCGTGTTCAACTTGTTCTTTGAAAACTCCACCCGCACCCGCACGACCTTTGACATTGCGGCCACGCGTCTGAGTGCAGACGTGATCAACCTGGACATTGCGCGGTCATCTGCCAGCAAGGGCGAGAGTTTGCTAGACACCATAGACAACCTGGCCGCTATGGCCGCCGATATCTTTGTTGTGCGCCATAGTGAGTCTGGCGCACCCTACCTGATTGCGCAGCATGTGGCCCCGCATGTGCATGTGGTGAATGCAGGAGACGGGCGTCATGCCCACCCTACCCAAGCACTCTTGGACATGTACACCATCCGCCATTTCAAAGGTGATTTTTCCAACCTGCGTGTTGCGATTGTGGGCGACGTGTTGCACTCTCGCGTGGCGCGCTCCAACATACACGCGCTCACCACCTTGGGTTGTCCTGATGTGCGTGTGGTGGGCCCCAAAACCCTGGTGCCAGGCGATTTGAGCCAGCTGGGTGTACGCGTTTGCAACGACATGGAAGAAGGCATTCGAGACGCTGACGTGGTGATCACACTGCGCTTGCAAAATGAGCGCATGAGTGGTGCCTTGCTGCCTTCTGCACAAGAGTTTTTCAAGAGCTACGGCCTGACTGCCAAGCGCATGCAGCTGGCCCAACCCGACGCCATTGTCATGCACCCAGGCCCTATCAACAGAGGCGTTGAAATCGCCTCAGACGTGGCCGACGGCCCGCAAGCGGTGATCTTGTCGCAAGTCACCTTTGGTATCGCGGTGCGCATGGCTGTGATGTCTATTGTTGCCAGCCACGAGGCTTGA
- the pyrR gene encoding bifunctional pyr operon transcriptional regulator/uracil phosphoribosyltransferase PyrR: MSTQQDLQQPNAQQLDAEQLYQVMLAGMRQVLANATQAVRLVGVASGGVWLAQRLHKDLGLAGEIGVISSSMHRDDFAQRGLSATATQTRLPFEVNDAHIWLIDDVLYTGRTLRAVLNELFDFGRPHSVKLAVLLERPGYKQLPVCADFVAGVANVPPSQSLELALNPDQSLSFDVQDVTLSKDQ, translated from the coding sequence ATGAGCACACAACAAGACCTACAGCAGCCCAATGCACAACAGCTGGATGCGGAACAACTGTACCAAGTGATGTTGGCTGGCATGCGCCAAGTGCTGGCCAATGCCACGCAAGCTGTGCGCTTGGTCGGCGTGGCTTCTGGCGGGGTGTGGCTGGCGCAGCGCTTGCACAAAGACTTGGGGCTGGCTGGTGAGATTGGCGTTATCTCCAGCAGCATGCACAGAGACGACTTTGCGCAGCGTGGCCTGAGCGCCACCGCCACTCAAACCCGCCTGCCTTTTGAGGTGAATGACGCGCACATTTGGCTGATCGACGACGTGTTGTACACGGGGCGAACCCTGCGCGCGGTGCTCAACGAGCTGTTTGACTTTGGCCGCCCACACAGCGTGAAGCTGGCCGTGTTGCTGGAGCGCCCAGGCTACAAGCAGCTGCCAGTGTGTGCCGACTTTGTGGCAGGCGTGGCCAATGTGCCGCCTAGCCAGTCGCTTGAGCTGGCGTTAAATCCAGACCAAAGCCTTAGCTTTGACGTGCAAGACGTCACGCTGAGCAAAGACCAGTAA
- the ruvX gene encoding Holliday junction resolvase RuvX has product MASGVTSHAGAVPAHMHLFLGFDYGEKRCGMASGNRLTASASPMPTVAAVGQARWDLIGQRVKEWAPQALVIGVPYHPDGAPHDNTHAAQKFGRQLAGRFNLPVFEVDERYSTTAAHSMGAADADAASACIILEQFLASLDATPRGQ; this is encoded by the coding sequence ATGGCATCAGGCGTCACCTCCCACGCAGGCGCCGTGCCAGCGCACATGCATTTGTTTTTAGGTTTTGACTACGGCGAAAAGCGCTGCGGCATGGCCAGTGGCAATCGCCTGACCGCCAGTGCATCGCCCATGCCAACCGTGGCGGCTGTTGGGCAGGCACGCTGGGACTTGATAGGCCAGCGCGTCAAAGAATGGGCACCGCAGGCATTGGTCATTGGCGTGCCCTACCACCCAGATGGTGCGCCACACGACAACACTCATGCGGCGCAAAAATTCGGCCGCCAACTGGCTGGACGTTTTAACTTGCCCGTGTTTGAAGTTGATGAGCGCTACTCCACCACGGCAGCTCACAGCATGGGCGCCGCAGACGCGGATGCCGCATCGGCCTGCATCATCCTGGAGCAGTTCCTGGCCAGTCTAGATGCCACGCCCAGAGGTCAGTAA
- a CDS encoding YqgE/AlgH family protein — translation MFEDCAVIDLTHHFLIAMPGLDDELFGKSVVYICEHSEKGALGLVINKPSDIPLTELFTKIDLKLARPDMANAPVFQGGPVQTERGFVLHAPMGQGGESVYSSTIVIQAKREGPSDLELADQAVAELTEHLSRKFSAHLAQQIGDALAASDDETDEQDGQAASHMPADANRLEMTTSKDVLEAMSEGAGPSKVLVTLGYATWGKGQLESEIGENAWLTVPADQAIIFDTPPEQRYARAMALLGLNVGMLSSQAGHA, via the coding sequence ATGTTTGAAGATTGTGCCGTGATTGACCTAACCCATCATTTTCTAATCGCTATGCCGGGGTTAGACGATGAGCTATTCGGCAAAAGTGTGGTCTACATCTGTGAGCACAGCGAGAAGGGCGCCTTGGGTTTGGTGATCAACAAGCCCAGCGACATTCCGCTCACAGAGCTGTTCACCAAAATTGATCTCAAGCTGGCCCGCCCGGATATGGCCAATGCCCCTGTGTTTCAAGGTGGCCCCGTACAAACTGAGCGCGGCTTTGTGCTGCACGCCCCTATGGGGCAAGGTGGTGAGTCTGTGTACTCCTCTACCATCGTGATACAGGCCAAGCGCGAAGGCCCGTCTGACCTCGAATTGGCCGACCAGGCAGTGGCTGAATTGACCGAGCATTTAAGCCGTAAATTTTCGGCACATTTGGCACAACAAATTGGCGATGCGCTGGCCGCCAGTGACGACGAGACCGACGAGCAAGACGGCCAAGCGGCCAGCCACATGCCGGCAGATGCCAACCGCCTTGAGATGACCACCTCCAAGGACGTACTAGAGGCCATGTCTGAAGGCGCAGGCCCCTCCAAGGTGCTGGTCACCCTGGGCTATGCCACCTGGGGCAAAGGTCAGCTAGAGTCTGAAATTGGCGAAAACGCGTGGCTGACAGTGCCCGCTGACCAAGCCATTATTTTTGACACACCGCCAGAGCAGCGCTATGCACGCGCCATGGCGCTGTTGGGCTTGAATGTGGGTATGTTGTCCAGCCAGGCGGGGCACGCCTGA
- a CDS encoding DNA photolyase family protein: MPATPHKKYAKGLMWFRRDLRLADNAALYQALKSCDQVVCVFVFDTTILASLPPTDRRVTFIHDSLVDLNRQLANTAPADPPALLTLHGPANPSIARLAQTLGVQAVFTNRDDEPQAVARDAQTLGDLAHAGIMLHTFKDQCIFERSEVLTQAERPFGVFTPYKNAWLKKLEPYDLKAYPSLDYAGALTPASQLPSAATAHARILPLSHMGFEWQDLPAQHITPGSTGAKALLQDFVDRMTRYKDTRDFPSVKGPSYLSVHLRFGTVSIRELVRLAFAQHATGDIGASTWLSELIWRDFYMQVLHHHPRVVNHAFKPEYDNIEWESGPHAKALFEAWCNGQTGYPLVDAAMHQLNQTGYMHNRLRMVVASFLTKDLGLDWRWGEAYFAQQLIDFDLSANNGGWQWASSSGCDAQPYFRIFNPISQSEKFDAKGKFIRRYLPQLSELSDKAIHAPWLASPMELLAAGVKLGEHYPMPVVDHAQARAKTLARYAVVKKNNGA; encoded by the coding sequence ATGCCTGCAACACCTCATAAAAAATACGCCAAAGGCCTGATGTGGTTTAGGCGCGACTTACGCCTGGCCGACAACGCAGCCCTGTACCAAGCCCTCAAAAGCTGTGATCAAGTGGTGTGTGTCTTTGTGTTTGACACCACTATTTTGGCGAGCCTACCCCCAACAGACCGGCGCGTGACATTCATTCACGACAGCCTGGTTGACCTCAACCGGCAATTGGCCAACACCGCACCGGCCGACCCACCAGCGCTGCTCACCCTGCATGGCCCGGCCAACCCCAGCATTGCCAGGCTGGCCCAAACATTGGGGGTGCAAGCGGTCTTCACCAATCGGGACGATGAGCCACAAGCGGTGGCACGCGATGCACAAACCCTGGGCGACTTGGCCCATGCGGGCATCATGTTGCACACCTTTAAAGATCAGTGCATTTTTGAGCGCAGCGAAGTACTAACCCAAGCCGAACGGCCCTTTGGCGTATTTACGCCCTACAAAAACGCGTGGCTTAAAAAGCTTGAACCCTATGACTTGAAAGCCTACCCAAGTCTTGACTACGCAGGCGCGCTTACGCCAGCCAGCCAACTGCCCAGCGCCGCCACAGCACATGCGCGCATCCTGCCCTTAAGCCACATGGGCTTTGAGTGGCAAGACTTGCCAGCCCAGCACATCACACCTGGCAGCACCGGTGCAAAAGCCTTGCTGCAAGACTTTGTAGACCGCATGACACGCTACAAGGACACGCGAGACTTTCCGTCGGTCAAAGGCCCCAGCTACCTGAGCGTGCACTTGCGCTTTGGCACCGTGTCTATCCGCGAGCTGGTCCGTTTGGCCTTTGCACAACACGCCACAGGTGACATAGGCGCCAGCACATGGTTGTCCGAGTTGATATGGCGTGACTTTTACATGCAAGTGCTACACCACCATCCGCGTGTGGTGAACCATGCCTTCAAGCCTGAGTACGACAATATTGAGTGGGAAAGCGGCCCACACGCCAAAGCCCTGTTTGAGGCCTGGTGCAACGGCCAAACGGGTTACCCGCTGGTGGATGCCGCCATGCATCAGCTCAACCAGACAGGCTATATGCACAACCGTTTGCGCATGGTAGTGGCCAGTTTTTTAACCAAAGACCTGGGGCTGGACTGGCGTTGGGGCGAGGCCTATTTTGCCCAACAGCTCATTGACTTTGACTTGTCAGCCAACAACGGCGGCTGGCAGTGGGCCAGCTCAAGCGGCTGCGATGCGCAACCCTACTTTCGCATCTTCAACCCCATCAGCCAAAGCGAGAAGTTTGATGCCAAAGGCAAATTTATCCGTCGCTATCTGCCGCAACTGAGCGAGCTGTCAGACAAGGCAATACATGCGCCGTGGCTGGCCTCACCCATGGAGCTATTGGCTGCCGGCGTCAAGCTGGGGGAGCACTACCCCATGCCTGTGGTGGACCATGCGCAAGCCCGCGCCAAAACATTGGCCAGGTATGCGGTGGTCAAGAAAAACAATGGCGCTTAA
- a CDS encoding rubredoxin: protein MSDTTTWMCLICGWIYDEATGAPEEGLAPGTKWADVPMNWTCPECGARKEDFELVQI, encoded by the coding sequence ATGAGCGATACAACAACTTGGATGTGCCTGATTTGCGGCTGGATTTACGACGAAGCCACAGGCGCGCCTGAAGAGGGTTTGGCCCCTGGTACCAAGTGGGCCGACGTGCCTATGAACTGGACTTGCCCCGAGTGCGGCGCGCGCAAAGAAGATTTTGAACTGGTGCAAATTTAA
- the hemL gene encoding glutamate-1-semialdehyde 2,1-aminomutase encodes MTTNLNEVLFDRAKATIPGGVNSPVRAFKAVGGTPRFIKRAQGAYFWDANDQRYIDYIGSWGPMILGHGHEAIKTAVHAAVEEGLSFGAPTEREIELAEEIIKLVPSIDMLRLVSSGTEAGMSAIRLARGATGRSKIIKFEGCYHGHADALLVKAGSGLATFGNPTSSGVPPEVVQHTLVLPFNDIEALEAAFKLHGAETACLMMEPIAGNMNFVRASVPFVKRCRELCTEYGALLAFDEVMCGFRVALGSAQSLYAQAIPGFEPDMTVMGKVIGGGMPLAAFGAKRAVMEHLAPIGGVYQAGTLSGNPVATACGLATLRELQKPGFYEQLGTRTASLVSGMTAAAQAAGIAMCGDSLGGMFGFFFMNELPQNYATVMTTDSARFNKFFHGMLDQGVYFAPALFEAGFVSAAHTEQDIADTVKAAASVFATL; translated from the coding sequence ATGACGACCAACCTCAACGAAGTTTTATTTGATCGAGCCAAGGCCACCATTCCTGGCGGTGTGAACTCACCCGTGAGAGCCTTCAAGGCCGTGGGTGGCACGCCCCGTTTTATCAAGCGCGCACAAGGCGCGTATTTTTGGGACGCCAACGACCAGCGCTACATTGACTACATTGGCTCGTGGGGTCCCATGATTCTGGGCCACGGCCACGAGGCCATTAAAACTGCGGTGCACGCCGCGGTAGAGGAAGGCTTGTCGTTTGGTGCGCCCACTGAACGCGAAATTGAATTGGCAGAAGAAATCATCAAGCTGGTGCCGTCTATAGATATGCTGCGCTTGGTCAGCTCAGGTACTGAGGCCGGCATGAGCGCCATACGGTTGGCACGCGGCGCGACCGGCAGAAGCAAGATCATCAAGTTTGAAGGCTGCTACCACGGCCATGCCGATGCACTGTTGGTCAAGGCCGGTTCAGGCTTGGCCACCTTTGGCAACCCCACCAGCTCGGGTGTGCCGCCTGAGGTGGTGCAACACACTCTGGTGCTGCCTTTCAACGATATAGAAGCACTAGAAGCAGCTTTCAAGCTGCACGGCGCCGAGACGGCTTGCCTGATGATGGAGCCTATTGCAGGCAACATGAACTTCGTACGCGCCAGCGTGCCGTTTGTCAAACGTTGCCGCGAGTTGTGCACCGAGTACGGCGCCTTACTGGCATTTGACGAGGTCATGTGCGGCTTTCGCGTGGCCTTGGGCAGCGCCCAAAGCCTATACGCCCAGGCCATTCCCGGCTTTGAACCCGACATGACGGTTATGGGCAAAGTGATTGGTGGCGGCATGCCACTGGCTGCGTTTGGCGCCAAACGCGCCGTCATGGAGCACTTGGCACCCATCGGCGGCGTGTACCAGGCTGGCACCTTATCCGGCAACCCCGTGGCTACAGCGTGTGGCTTGGCCACCCTGCGCGAACTTCAAAAACCCGGCTTTTACGAGCAACTGGGCACACGCACCGCCAGCTTGGTCAGCGGCATGACGGCAGCCGCCCAAGCCGCCGGCATAGCGATGTGCGGCGACAGCTTGGGCGGCATGTTTGGCTTTTTCTTCATGAACGAGTTGCCGCAAAACTACGCCACAGTGATGACCACGGACAGTGCACGCTTCAACAAGTTCTTTCACGGCATGTTGGACCAAGGCGTGTACTTTGCACCCGCTTTGTTTGAAGCCGGCTTTGTCAGCGCCGCACACACTGAGCAGGACATTGCCGACACGGTAAAAGCAGCCGCCAGCGTGTTCGCAACGCTTTAA
- a CDS encoding NAD-dependent epimerase/dehydratase family protein, which produces MSGLGALPARFRRSRVLIIGCGDVGQRVLKLLPSARYPVAMALTSSASKIPLLRQQGARVLQGTLDDAATLTRLAGIATHVLHLAPPAQTGGTDDDRTRYLLRALAKRGGLCKLVYGSTSGVYGDCAGEWVNELRPVNAQTPRAMRRVSAEQAVKAFGQTFGVPITVLRIPGIYAPNREAGTPKERLEQRAPVLQASEDVYTNHIHADDLARACVAALWGRANHRTVNVSDDSALKMGDYMDLAAVLYGLPKPPRLSLTQAKAQLSPMRLSFMQESRRLDNTRLKTELGIALRYPTPAQGLAP; this is translated from the coding sequence ATGAGTGGCTTGGGGGCTTTACCAGCGCGGTTCAGGCGATCACGTGTGCTCATCATTGGGTGTGGTGACGTGGGCCAGCGTGTGCTCAAGTTGCTACCCAGCGCACGCTACCCCGTGGCAATGGCACTCACATCCAGCGCCAGCAAGATACCTCTTTTGCGGCAGCAGGGCGCACGCGTACTGCAGGGCACACTGGACGATGCGGCCACGCTCACGCGTTTGGCGGGCATCGCCACGCATGTCTTGCATCTCGCACCGCCTGCGCAAACTGGTGGCACTGACGATGACCGCACGCGTTATCTGTTGCGGGCACTGGCCAAGCGTGGCGGTTTGTGCAAGTTGGTCTACGGTTCGACCAGCGGTGTGTATGGGGACTGCGCAGGCGAGTGGGTGAATGAGTTGCGTCCGGTCAACGCGCAAACACCCAGAGCGATGCGCCGCGTGTCGGCTGAACAAGCCGTAAAAGCCTTTGGGCAGACCTTTGGCGTGCCCATCACCGTACTGCGCATACCAGGTATTTACGCACCCAATCGTGAGGCCGGCACGCCCAAAGAGAGGTTGGAGCAAAGAGCCCCCGTGTTGCAGGCCAGCGAAGACGTGTACACCAATCACATTCATGCAGACGATTTGGCGCGAGCATGTGTCGCGGCCCTGTGGGGCAGGGCCAACCACCGCACTGTTAACGTCAGCGATGACAGCGCCTTAAAGATGGGCGACTACATGGACTTGGCCGCGGTTTTGTACGGCCTGCCCAAGCCGCCTCGTTTGAGCTTGACTCAAGCCAAAGCGCAATTAAGCCCCATGCGGTTGAGCTTTATGCAGGAGTCAAGACGACTGGACAATACACGGCTCAAGACTGAGCTGGGTATTGCCCTGCGTTACCCCACACCTGCGCAAGGCTTGGCCCCCTAG